The DNA window ATAAAAATAATATTATCGCGGTAGCGAAAAGTATGTTTGAAAGAGCATAATATTCAAAAAATCTGGCAATTGTTGATGCAAGTATTATGGAAAAGGAAACAATTAAAGCAAAAATTGTTATTTTCCTCGCGATCATTTTAAACCTCCGGTGTCATGGAACTTATTGCAAGAGCAAATCCTAAATGGGATATAGGAAGCATTACAAAGGCAATTAAGTAAAGGATTATTGGGGAGGTAGGTGCGCCCCCGCTAAATGAAATCATAACCGAAAACATTATTATCAGGAAAAGAGGGGCAGCAACCACCACTGTTACATAACTTTCAGCAAGAATTCCCAAAGTATTTAAAAATTCTTTTTGAATCCTCCTGTTTTCCCTCATATATTCTTCTGCTTTCGCCAGAAAATATCTCTTTAAATCTCCTCCAGAAGTTATCGTTGTTATTGCTCCCTGCAAAAATTCCTGAAATTTTATTGAAGGTGTTCTATTGGCAGCATTTCTCAATGCGGTTATTATATCTATGTTAAACATATAAATATCCCTGTAAATCCAAGCTGCTTCTTTATGTATTTCTCCATATATCGGTTGCTCCGCAAGGTTTCTGAATATTTCCGCAGGGGTGATGCCCGCTGTGGCCATTGCTGCTATGAAATTCAAGGCATATG is part of the Thermoplasmatales archaeon genome and encodes:
- a CDS encoding type II secretion system F family protein, translating into MLTKYQNLAYKIFGRKASKSPQIEYIKRALERGFFEIRADAYIAFAWMNALISSLAGLIFVFIYIMFLSPVLNLPKKLLSIIIPLPILLAALTYFITLTIPENRANKRKKDIDAKLPYALNFIAAMATAGITPAEIFRNLAEQPIYGEIHKEAAWIYRDIYMFNIDIITALRNAANRTPSIKFQEFLQGAITTITSGGDLKRYFLAKAEEYMRENRRIQKEFLNTLGILAESYVTVVVAAPLFLIIMFSVMISFSGGAPTSPIILYLIAFVMLPISHLGFALAISSMTPEV